In a single window of the Eshraghiella crossota genome:
- the rseP gene encoding RIP metalloprotease RseP: protein MKFVYAFLIISIVIIVHELGHFIIAKASGVKVVEFSVGMGPRLVKFKIKGTLYSIKLFLFGGSCQMLGEDLYESTDAVAKVKEDNPTDKSQENIVPDESDGVSFNSVSVWKRIAIIIAGPLFNFILAFVFAVILIGKMGYNPVQVYSVDDNSPAYYAGLKEGDRIIRVNGKKMNFYDDYYLYMYDKKGIDLNVEYIRDGEKYKTTIIPEHITGSVYQMGVQIDVNSTKIAAVEKGTPADSAGIKAGDIIKSINGTAVSEQPEITPLVQQSEGKEITITVERDGRNVELKLTPKEVQQDYYDYGIYFANLRVKCSPAGTLKYAFKNIGYQIKSVFVSLRLLVTGKLGLDDVSGPVGIVSFIGEVVDEAKSDGAFYVFINLLNMCIMISANLGVMNLLPLPALDGGKLVFLLIEAVRGKPVPREKEGMVHFVGIILLMVLMVVVLFNDISKLFR, encoded by the coding sequence ATGAAATTTGTTTACGCATTTCTTATAATTAGTATTGTAATTATTGTCCATGAATTAGGACATTTTATAATAGCTAAGGCAAGCGGTGTTAAAGTAGTTGAGTTTTCGGTGGGTATGGGACCGAGACTTGTTAAGTTTAAAATCAAAGGAACTTTGTACAGTATTAAGCTTTTTTTATTCGGCGGCTCCTGCCAGATGTTAGGCGAAGATCTTTATGAATCCACGGATGCTGTCGCAAAAGTTAAAGAGGATAATCCCACGGATAAAAGTCAGGAAAATATTGTACCGGATGAATCGGACGGAGTTTCCTTTAACAGTGTGTCTGTATGGAAAAGAATTGCAATAATTATTGCAGGACCTTTATTTAATTTTATTCTCGCTTTTGTATTTGCCGTAATTCTTATAGGTAAGATGGGATATAATCCTGTGCAGGTATATTCTGTTGATGATAATTCGCCTGCCTATTATGCGGGACTTAAAGAAGGTGACAGAATCATAAGAGTTAATGGTAAAAAGATGAACTTTTATGATGATTATTATCTTTACATGTATGATAAAAAGGGAATTGACCTTAACGTTGAATATATAAGAGACGGTGAAAAATATAAGACAACAATTATTCCGGAGCATATCACGGGTTCGGTATATCAGATGGGCGTCCAGATTGATGTGAATTCCACTAAGATAGCAGCTGTGGAAAAAGGAACACCTGCGGACAGTGCGGGTATTAAAGCCGGAGATATTATTAAAAGCATTAACGGAACAGCAGTCAGCGAACAGCCGGAAATAACTCCCTTAGTACAACAGTCAGAAGGAAAAGAGATTACAATTACAGTTGAACGTGACGGCAGAAATGTTGAACTTAAACTTACACCAAAAGAAGTACAGCAGGATTACTATGATTATGGTATTTATTTTGCCAATTTGAGAGTTAAATGTTCCCCTGCGGGTACCTTGAAATACGCATTCAAGAATATAGGATACCAGATTAAATCCGTATTTGTAAGTCTTAGATTGCTCGTAACGGGTAAGCTGGGACTTGACGATGTGTCCGGTCCTGTAGGAATTGTATCGTTTATCGGAGAAGTGGTGGATGAGGCTAAATCAGACGGTGCATTCTATGTATTTATTAATCTTCTCAATATGTGCATCATGATAAGTGCCAACCTTGGTGTAATGAATCTATTGCCGTTGCCTGCACTTGACGGCGGTAAACTTGTATTCCTTTTAATTGAAGCAGTAAGAGGAAAGCCTGTACCAAGGGAAAAAGAAGGAATGGTTCATTTTGTTGGAATTATTCTGTTAATGGTATTGATGGTAGTTGTACTTTTTAACGATATATCGAAATTATTCAGATAA
- the dxr gene encoding 1-deoxy-D-xylulose-5-phosphate reductoisomerase, whose protein sequence is MKNIAILGSTGSIGTQTLQVVRDNNDIKVHAIAAGHNIKALAEQVREFRPKLVCVAEEKSINELRLLTPDIDYEVCYGMEGLIRVAAYDKAEIVVTAIVGMIGIIPTIEAIKTGHDIALANKETLVTAGHIIMPLAREYNVRILPVDSEHSAIFQSLNGEDRRTIDKILLTASGGPFRGYTREQMQDVKLEDALKHPNWSMGHKITIDSATMVNKGLEVMEARWLFDVGMDDVQIIVQPQSIIHSMVQFVDGGIIAQLGCPDMRLPIQYALYYPERRYMPGDRLDFYKLGKIDFEAPDRENFAGLRLAYEAGVKGGNMPTIFNAANEYAVAQFLKKNISFLGITDMIEHAMNSIEYIDNPDVNEILTTEQEVYELLRAMR, encoded by the coding sequence ATGAAAAATATTGCTATTTTAGGGTCAACGGGTTCTATCGGAACCCAGACCCTTCAGGTAGTTCGTGATAATAATGACATTAAGGTCCATGCTATTGCAGCAGGACACAATATCAAAGCTTTGGCAGAACAGGTAAGGGAGTTCAGGCCAAAGCTTGTTTGCGTAGCAGAGGAAAAAAGCATAAATGAATTAAGGCTTCTGACACCTGATATTGATTACGAAGTGTGCTATGGAATGGAAGGACTTATCAGAGTTGCGGCTTATGATAAAGCTGAAATAGTTGTGACAGCAATAGTTGGCATGATTGGTATAATACCTACTATTGAAGCTATAAAGACAGGACATGATATTGCCCTTGCCAACAAAGAAACTCTTGTAACTGCCGGACATATTATCATGCCCCTTGCAAGGGAATATAATGTGAGAATTTTACCTGTTGACAGTGAACACAGTGCCATATTCCAGTCTTTGAACGGCGAAGACAGAAGAACTATTGATAAGATTTTACTTACGGCATCCGGTGGACCATTCAGAGGATACACAAGAGAACAGATGCAGGACGTAAAGCTTGAGGATGCCCTGAAACATCCAAACTGGTCAATGGGACATAAGATAACCATTGACTCGGCTACTATGGTTAATAAAGGGCTTGAGGTTATGGAAGCAAGATGGCTTTTCGATGTGGGCATGGATGATGTCCAGATTATAGTACAGCCACAGAGCATAATACATTCTATGGTGCAGTTCGTAGACGGCGGAATAATAGCACAGCTTGGCTGCCCTGATATGAGACTTCCTATACAGTATGCACTTTACTATCCTGAGAGAAGATACATGCCCGGTGACAGACTTGACTTTTATAAACTGGGAAAAATAGATTTTGAAGCACCTGACAGGGAAAATTTTGCAGGCCTCAGACTTGCTTACGAAGCAGGTGTCAAAGGTGGCAATATGCCTACAATATTTAATGCTGCCAACGAATATGCAGTTGCACAGTTTTTAAAGAAGAATATCAGTTTTTTAGGCATAACAGATATGATAGAACATGCCATGAACAGCATAGAATATATAGATAATCCTGATGTTAATGAGATTTTAACAACGGAGCAGGAAGTGTATGAGCTGTTGAGGGCTATGAGGTGA
- a CDS encoding PH domain-containing protein, which produces MICPRCGTQLITGSRVCMACGQNVSYISNPTQAPASSAGTFPTAPTAPKLFFHTLGKAREAATQTPSPASIPFVAPTQTKATPVTPEASTPVKPVTPVTPVTPVTPVTPVTPVKPVAPVTPAGSVITEFPTAKVEEVNNSKEPEKFVNTIPVAEPEVVNTAPAAEPEVVNTAPAAEPEVVNTTPVAEPEVVEEPEIVETARTTDEIESIAKAKTGYSDKFIKKYANYWGQLATKLFDNEAYEFVFGGVLNLDGDDDRVAGCGITQKRIIVTTTQGTVSYPYDKTKSVSGSKGLVGAAVNIEIPRSKVKISVDKPYLDNIIKAIDAAIKKYHVA; this is translated from the coding sequence ATGATTTGCCCAAGATGTGGAACTCAGTTAATCACAGGATCCCGTGTATGTATGGCATGTGGTCAGAATGTATCTTATATTTCAAATCCAACTCAGGCTCCGGCAAGTTCGGCAGGTACTTTTCCTACTGCTCCTACTGCTCCTAAATTATTTTTTCATACTCTAGGTAAAGCAAGAGAGGCTGCTACGCAGACACCATCTCCTGCTTCAATACCATTTGTAGCACCAACCCAGACTAAGGCAACGCCGGTTACACCGGAAGCTTCTACTCCTGTTAAGCCTGTAACACCTGTAACTCCTGTTACACCCGTTACACCTGTAACTCCTGTAACTCCTGTTAAGCCTGTGGCTCCTGTTACACCGGCAGGTTCTGTAATTACAGAATTTCCTACAGCCAAGGTTGAAGAAGTTAATAATTCTAAAGAACCTGAGAAATTTGTTAATACTATTCCCGTTGCTGAACCGGAAGTTGTTAATACTGCTCCTGCTGCTGAGCCGGAAGTTGTTAATACTGCTCCTGCTGCTGAGCCGGAAGTTGTTAATACTACTCCTGTTGCTGAGCCGGAAGTTGTTGAAGAACCTGAGATTGTTGAGACAGCACGAACAACAGATGAAATTGAATCCATTGCTAAAGCAAAGACAGGGTATTCGGATAAATTCATCAAAAAATATGCTAACTATTGGGGGCAGTTGGCAACTAAACTTTTTGATAACGAAGCTTATGAATTTGTATTTGGTGGTGTATTGAACCTTGATGGTGATGATGACAGAGTTGCCGGATGTGGTATTACACAGAAGCGAATTATTGTTACAACTACACAAGGTACCGTATCTTATCCGTATGATAAGACAAAGAGTGTTTCAGGAAGTAAAGGTCTTGTAGGTGCAGCGGTTAATATTGAAATTCCAAGAAGTAAAGTCAAAATATCCGTTGACAAACCTTATCTTGATAATATTATTAAGGCAATTGATGCAGCGATTAAGAAATATCACGTCGCTTAA
- the ispG gene encoding flavodoxin-dependent (E)-4-hydroxy-3-methylbut-2-enyl-diphosphate synthase, whose protein sequence is MYRDNTKVIKIGNRVIGGGNPVLIQSMTNTPTEDVKSTVDQILRLEKAGCEIIRCTVPDEAAAKALKEIKKEIHIPLVADIHFDYKMAILAMENGADKIRINPGNIGSTDRIKAVVDCARERNIPIRVGVNSGSLEKNIIEKYGGHVCAEGIVESAMDKVRIIEEQNYDNIVVSIKSSDVLMCVKAHELIAKECRYPLHVGITESGTVYSGNIKSAIGLGIILNQGIGDTIRVSLTGDPEEEIKSAKLILRTLGLRKGGVEVVSCPTCGRTKINLIDLASKVENLVSTYPLDIKVAVMGCVVNGPGEAREADLGIAGGIGEGLLIKKGEVIKKVPENMLLQALKEELDKLV, encoded by the coding sequence ATGTATAGAGACAATACGAAAGTTATAAAAATAGGCAACAGGGTTATCGGAGGAGGTAATCCCGTACTTATACAATCAATGACCAATACGCCTACAGAAGATGTAAAAAGCACTGTAGACCAGATATTACGCCTTGAAAAAGCAGGATGCGAGATAATCAGATGCACTGTACCGGATGAAGCAGCGGCAAAAGCACTTAAGGAAATCAAAAAAGAAATTCACATTCCTCTCGTTGCGGATATTCATTTTGACTACAAAATGGCTATTCTGGCAATGGAAAACGGTGCCGACAAGATAAGGATTAATCCCGGCAATATAGGAAGTACCGACAGGATTAAAGCGGTTGTAGATTGTGCAAGAGAACGAAACATTCCTATAAGAGTCGGCGTAAACAGCGGATCACTTGAAAAAAATATAATTGAAAAGTATGGCGGACATGTATGTGCTGAAGGTATTGTTGAAAGTGCCATGGATAAGGTAAGAATTATAGAAGAACAGAATTATGATAATATTGTTGTAAGCATAAAATCATCGGATGTTCTTATGTGCGTCAAGGCACATGAACTTATTGCAAAAGAATGCAGGTATCCGCTTCATGTGGGAATTACAGAGTCAGGTACCGTATATTCAGGAAATATTAAGTCAGCAATTGGACTTGGCATAATTCTTAATCAAGGTATCGGTGATACAATCAGGGTATCTCTTACAGGAGATCCGGAGGAAGAAATTAAATCAGCAAAGCTCATTCTCAGAACTCTTGGGTTGAGAAAGGGCGGTGTTGAAGTCGTATCATGCCCTACTTGCGGAAGAACTAAAATTAATCTTATAGATCTTGCATCAAAGGTTGAGAATCTTGTAAGCACATATCCGCTAGATATTAAAGTTGCGGTAATGGGATGCGTTGTAAATGGTCCGGGCGAAGCAAGAGAAGCTGACCTGGGAATTGCCGGCGGTATAGGAGAAGGACTTCTCATAAAAAAAGGCGAGGTTATTAAGAAAGTTCCTGAAAATATGCTTTTACAGGCACTTAAGGAAGAACTTGACAAATTAGTATAA
- a CDS encoding PolC-type DNA polymerase III yields MMDEKNFFEVFPSLKLKKELKTAFDDAMVTHISMNSSKTVIKIYLIFNRLVGRDIVAQVEDEISRQMKPFLATKVVILEKFRLSELYTSEIIFNDYKDSIIYELGKNNKLYEQIFRDARWSFDGEDNIKLIVADNFVSRKKTPELVEILTEMMECRFGKNITYNVVYEEREESRHSREAEYKVQRIIDEIAARGAAKTEKTEAVPAETPAEKNEKEAETKQDKKEFKKEYIRPVKHSDNPDVIYGRDFNDEPVTLDTVIHEMGEITFRGQIIFTDKKELRNGKIILIFDVTDFTDTISVKLFLQPEQLSEVEDELKKGKFIKIKGVTTVDKFSGELTIGSVVGIIKIDDFRKKRMDYAMEKRVELHLHTKMSDLDGVSDIKDIIRQAMSWGHNAIAITDHGDVQAFTDAYHMLRDSGNKDFKVIYGVEAYIVDDLRKIIFDSKGQKFDDTYVVFDLETTGLSPVNDSIIEIGAVKIQNKKVVDRFSTFVNPKIPIPYNIEQLTGIDDSMVVDADTIENILPEFLKFCDGAVMVAHNAEFDVTFIREKTKTILGKAFECTVVDTVSLARALIPNLGKFTLDHVAKALNVSLLHHHRAVDDAECCADIFLALVARLEMRNIFNLDEINEIEEFNINAIKKAKTYHAIILADSEVGRVNLYRLISLSHLTYFNRRPRIPKSEVEKYRDGLILGSACEAGELYQAILNGNTEEEIARLANYYDYLEIQPVGNNRFMIESQRLPQIKSEQDIIDINKKIVALGEKFNKPVVATCDVHFLNPEDEVYRRIIMKGQGFDDADNQAPLFLRTTEEMLEEFKYLGEDKAYEVVVTNTRLIADLCEYIEPVRPDKCPPVIPNCDQTLRDICYNRAHEMYGPKLPEIVESRLEKELNSIISNGYSVMYIIAQKLVWKSNEDGYLVGSRGSVGSSFVATMSGVTEVNPLSPHYLCPECYYVDFDSDEVRKFAGGAGCDMPDKICPKCGAKLKKEGFDIPFETFLGFNGDKEPDIDLNFSGEYQAKAHAYVEVIFGEGQTYKAGTVGTLADKTVYGYVKKYYEEKGERKRSCEINRIVNGGVGVKRSTGQHPGGIIVLPYGEEIHSFTPIQHPANDMTTNIVTTHFDYHSIDHNLLKLDILGHDDPTMIRMLQDLTKLDPTHIPLDSPEVMSLFQSTEALKINPEDIGGTKLGCLGIPEFGTDFAMQMLIDTNPQHFSDLVRIAGLSHGTDVWLGNAQTLIEEGKATISTAICTRDDIMIYLINMGIEAGTSFKIMESVRKGKGLKPEWEELMVNAGVPDWYIWSCKKIKYMFPKAHAAAYVMMAWRIAYCKVFYPLEYYASYFSIRADDFSYRIMCFGKDKLDEYIEDYKRRNDSLTNKEQGQLKDMRIVQEMYARGFDFMPIDLYKSHSRNFQIVDGRLLPPFKSIDGLGETAADSIYEAAKCGKFLSVEDFIDKAKVPKTSAAVMVELGILKGMSANNQLSLFDYM; encoded by the coding sequence ATGATGGACGAAAAAAATTTTTTTGAAGTTTTCCCGTCATTAAAATTAAAAAAAGAACTAAAGACGGCTTTTGATGATGCAATGGTAACACATATATCCATGAATTCATCAAAAACCGTTATTAAGATATATCTGATTTTTAACAGGCTTGTTGGACGGGATATTGTGGCTCAGGTGGAGGATGAGATATCACGTCAGATGAAGCCTTTTTTAGCTACAAAAGTTGTAATCCTTGAAAAATTCCGGTTATCGGAGTTATATACTTCTGAAATTATTTTTAACGATTACAAAGACAGTATTATATACGAACTTGGAAAAAACAATAAGTTATATGAACAGATTTTCAGGGATGCCAGGTGGTCATTTGACGGTGAGGACAATATTAAACTGATAGTTGCAGATAATTTTGTATCACGAAAGAAAACACCTGAGCTTGTTGAAATTCTTACTGAAATGATGGAATGCAGGTTTGGTAAAAATATTACCTATAATGTAGTATATGAGGAACGTGAGGAAAGCAGGCACAGCAGGGAAGCCGAATATAAAGTCCAGCGGATTATTGATGAAATAGCAGCAAGAGGAGCTGCGAAAACAGAAAAAACCGAAGCAGTGCCTGCAGAAACTCCTGCTGAAAAGAATGAAAAAGAGGCAGAAACCAAACAGGATAAAAAAGAATTTAAGAAAGAGTACATACGTCCTGTTAAACATTCCGATAATCCTGATGTTATATACGGAAGAGACTTTAACGATGAGCCGGTAACCCTTGATACGGTAATCCATGAAATGGGTGAAATTACATTCAGGGGACAGATTATTTTTACCGACAAAAAGGAATTAAGAAACGGTAAGATTATTCTTATTTTTGATGTAACCGATTTTACAGATACTATTTCCGTAAAACTTTTTCTCCAGCCTGAACAGCTTTCGGAAGTGGAGGATGAACTAAAAAAAGGTAAATTCATCAAAATAAAAGGTGTAACAACTGTTGATAAATTCTCCGGGGAACTGACAATCGGTTCTGTGGTGGGAATCATTAAAATTGACGATTTCCGTAAAAAAAGAATGGATTATGCAATGGAGAAGAGAGTGGAATTACATCTCCATACAAAGATGAGTGATCTTGACGGCGTATCTGATATAAAAGACATAATCAGACAGGCAATGAGCTGGGGACATAACGCCATTGCAATAACCGACCACGGGGATGTGCAGGCATTTACGGACGCATATCATATGTTAAGAGACTCCGGCAATAAGGATTTTAAGGTTATATACGGTGTAGAGGCGTATATAGTAGATGATTTGAGAAAAATAATTTTTGATTCCAAGGGTCAGAAATTTGATGATACATATGTGGTATTCGATTTGGAAACAACAGGTCTTTCACCTGTTAATGACAGTATCATAGAAATTGGTGCCGTTAAAATACAGAATAAAAAAGTAGTGGACAGGTTCTCAACTTTTGTCAACCCTAAGATACCTATTCCATACAATATTGAACAGCTTACGGGAATTGACGATTCCATGGTTGTGGATGCGGATACCATAGAAAATATCCTTCCTGAATTTCTTAAGTTCTGTGATGGTGCGGTAATGGTTGCCCACAATGCGGAATTTGACGTTACCTTTATCAGGGAAAAGACAAAAACAATTTTAGGAAAGGCCTTTGAATGTACGGTAGTTGATACCGTATCCCTTGCCAGGGCACTTATTCCTAACCTCGGTAAATTTACGTTGGACCATGTGGCAAAAGCACTCAACGTATCATTGTTACATCACCATAGAGCTGTTGATGATGCGGAATGTTGTGCGGATATTTTTCTTGCGTTGGTAGCACGTCTTGAAATGCGTAATATTTTTAATCTTGACGAAATCAACGAAATTGAAGAATTTAATATAAATGCGATAAAAAAAGCTAAAACATATCATGCGATTATTCTTGCAGATTCGGAAGTGGGAAGAGTTAATCTTTACAGGCTTATATCCCTGTCACATCTTACCTATTTTAACAGAAGACCACGAATACCTAAGAGTGAAGTTGAAAAATACCGTGACGGTCTGATTCTTGGTTCTGCATGTGAAGCGGGCGAGTTGTATCAGGCAATACTTAACGGAAATACCGAAGAAGAAATAGCAAGATTAGCCAATTATTATGATTATCTTGAAATACAGCCTGTGGGAAACAACAGGTTTATGATAGAATCCCAAAGATTACCTCAGATTAAATCAGAGCAGGATATTATTGATATTAATAAAAAAATAGTGGCTCTTGGAGAAAAGTTTAATAAACCGGTAGTTGCCACCTGCGACGTTCATTTCCTTAATCCTGAAGATGAAGTCTACAGACGAATCATAATGAAGGGACAAGGTTTTGATGATGCGGATAACCAGGCACCGCTGTTTTTGAGGACAACGGAGGAAATGCTTGAAGAATTCAAATATCTTGGTGAAGATAAGGCATACGAAGTAGTAGTTACCAATACAAGGCTTATAGCTGATTTGTGTGAATACATTGAGCCTGTAAGACCGGATAAATGTCCTCCTGTTATTCCTAACTGTGACCAGACCTTAAGGGATATATGTTATAACAGGGCACATGAGATGTATGGACCTAAACTTCCGGAAATTGTAGAATCAAGACTGGAAAAAGAGCTTAACTCCATTATTTCAAACGGATATTCCGTTATGTATATTATTGCCCAGAAGCTGGTATGGAAATCCAATGAGGATGGTTATCTGGTAGGTTCAAGAGGTTCCGTAGGTTCTTCGTTTGTAGCTACGATGTCAGGCGTTACGGAGGTTAATCCGTTAAGTCCGCATTACTTATGCCCTGAATGTTATTATGTTGATTTTGATTCCGATGAGGTAAGAAAATTTGCGGGCGGTGCTGGCTGTGATATGCCTGATAAGATATGCCCTAAATGCGGTGCAAAGCTTAAAAAAGAAGGATTTGATATTCCGTTTGAGACTTTCCTCGGTTTTAACGGCGATAAAGAGCCGGATATTGACTTGAACTTCTCAGGAGAGTATCAGGCGAAAGCACATGCCTATGTTGAAGTAATTTTCGGAGAAGGACAGACATATAAGGCAGGAACCGTAGGAACACTTGCAGATAAAACGGTATATGGTTATGTGAAAAAGTATTACGAAGAAAAGGGCGAACGTAAAAGAAGTTGTGAAATCAACAGAATTGTAAACGGAGGCGTAGGCGTTAAACGTTCAACGGGACAGCATCCCGGCGGGATTATTGTATTGCCATACGGAGAAGAGATACATTCTTTTACCCCGATACAGCATCCTGCAAATGATATGACAACCAATATCGTTACAACACATTTCGATTACCACAGTATTGACCATAACCTTTTGAAACTTGACATTCTCGGTCATGATGACCCTACAATGATAAGGATGTTACAGGATTTAACCAAACTTGATCCTACACATATACCTCTTGACAGTCCTGAGGTTATGTCACTTTTCCAAAGTACTGAAGCACTAAAAATTAATCCTGAAGATATTGGCGGAACGAAGCTTGGATGTCTTGGCATTCCCGAATTCGGAACAGATTTTGCTATGCAGATGTTAATTGATACTAACCCACAGCATTTTTCCGATCTTGTTAGAATTGCCGGACTTTCCCATGGAACTGATGTATGGCTTGGCAATGCACAGACTCTCATTGAAGAGGGAAAAGCAACCATTTCTACTGCAATTTGTACCAGAGATGATATTATGATATATCTTATCAACATGGGAATTGAAGCGGGAACCTCTTTCAAAATAATGGAATCGGTCAGAAAAGGTAAGGGACTGAAGCCGGAATGGGAAGAACTTATGGTTAATGCAGGAGTGCCTGACTGGTATATCTGGTCATGTAAAAAAATCAAGTACATGTTCCCAAAAGCCCATGCGGCAGCTTATGTTATGATGGCGTGGAGAATAGCATATTGTAAAGTGTTTTATCCTCTGGAATATTATGCTTCATATTTTAGTATAAGAGCTGATGATTTTTCATACAGAATAATGTGTTTCGGTAAAGATAAACTTGACGAATATATAGAAGATTATAAAAGGCGGAATGATTCACTTACAAACAAGGAGCAGGGACAGTTAAAGGATATGAGAATTGTTCAGGAGATGTATGCAAGAGGCTTTGATTTTATGCCTATTGACCTGTACAAATCCCATTCGAGAAATTTTCAGATAGTGGATGGCAGGCTTCTGCCACCATTTAAATCAATAGACGGACTTGGAGAAACAGCGGCAGACAGTATTTACGAAGCAGCCAAATGTGGAAAATTCCTGTCTGTAGAGGATTTTATCGATAAAGCAAAAGTTCCTAAAACAAGTGCGGCAGTAATGGTGGAACTTGGTATTCTGAAGGGAATGTCGGCTAACAACCAGCTTTCATTGTTTGATTATATGTAA
- a CDS encoding phosphatidate cytidylyltransferase produces MKTRIISGAVLTVILVGAVLGGGTTMFILAAIITALGLYELYKVVGIEKKALGICGYILAASFYTMLWFDKLQYLEYFCVASGILTMFVYVCSFKTTRAKQAAFSLLGIYYVAIPISYIYRIRIMEKGIFIFILVFVCSWIADTFAYFTGVNLGKHKLVPHLSPKKSVEGAIGGILGATIVGVVYGLVLGNYYNERLWPAFAVICVLGSFISIFGDLAASAIKRNYDVKDYSNLIPGHGGILDRFDSMIFVAPVVYISAVILLPLLKG; encoded by the coding sequence ATGAAAACAAGAATAATCAGCGGTGCAGTACTTACCGTTATTTTAGTTGGTGCTGTTTTAGGCGGTGGAACTACGATGTTTATCCTTGCTGCAATAATAACTGCTCTCGGACTCTATGAACTCTATAAAGTTGTTGGAATTGAAAAAAAAGCATTGGGAATATGCGGATATATTTTAGCAGCATCTTTTTATACAATGCTCTGGTTTGATAAGTTACAGTACCTTGAGTATTTTTGTGTTGCCAGCGGTATTCTTACTATGTTCGTATATGTATGCAGTTTTAAAACAACAAGAGCCAAACAAGCGGCATTTTCACTCCTTGGAATTTATTATGTGGCCATTCCTATTTCTTATATATACAGAATAAGAATAATGGAAAAGGGAATATTTATATTTATATTGGTATTTGTATGCTCATGGATTGCAGATACATTCGCTTACTTTACAGGAGTTAATCTTGGTAAACATAAGCTTGTTCCCCACTTAAGTCCTAAGAAATCAGTCGAAGGTGCTATAGGAGGAATCCTTGGGGCAACTATCGTAGGTGTGGTATACGGACTTGTTCTGGGTAACTATTACAATGAAAGACTGTGGCCGGCATTTGCGGTAATCTGCGTATTAGGTTCTTTTATTTCAATATTCGGAGATCTGGCAGCATCCGCAATTAAACGAAATTATGACGTTAAAGATTACAGCAATCTTATTCCGGGACATGGAGGAATACTTGACAGATTTGACAGTATGATTTTTGTGGCTCCGGTTGTATATATAAGTGCGGTTATTTTACTTCCACTATTAAAAGGATGA
- a CDS encoding DNA alkylation repair protein, giving the protein MYTHSEIIKRFYDMADPGYCKFSSSLIPGSKPLIGVRIPYLRVFAKEIVQNDYKSFLNNVGHDFFEEYMLEGFVISYMKIDFSSKLEFVKKFVDKIDNWSVNDSFCNSLKEFKNNRSAGYEFLEQYFNSQKEYENRFANIMLMSYYLIPEYVDRVLKVFSEFSHEAYYAKMGVAWAVATAFAKFPDKTMEFMRNWKTDSLTYNMAIRKMCESYRVSKEDKIILKNMKR; this is encoded by the coding sequence ATGTACACACATTCAGAAATAATAAAACGTTTTTATGATATGGCAGATCCCGGATATTGTAAATTTTCCTCATCACTTATACCGGGAAGTAAGCCTCTGATAGGAGTAAGAATTCCTTATTTAAGAGTTTTTGCAAAAGAAATTGTTCAAAATGATTATAAAAGTTTTCTCAATAACGTGGGACATGACTTTTTTGAAGAATATATGTTGGAGGGATTTGTAATATCATATATGAAAATTGATTTTTCCTCGAAACTTGAATTTGTCAAAAAGTTTGTTGATAAAATCGACAATTGGTCCGTAAATGACAGCTTCTGTAATTCACTGAAAGAATTTAAAAATAACAGAAGTGCCGGGTATGAATTTCTTGAGCAGTATTTTAATTCACAAAAAGAATATGAAAACCGTTTTGCAAATATAATGCTGATGTCTTATTATCTCATTCCGGAGTATGTCGACAGGGTTCTCAAAGTATTTTCTGAATTTTCCCACGAAGCATATTATGCAAAAATGGGTGTGGCATGGGCGGTTGCAACAGCTTTTGCCAAATTTCCGGATAAGACTATGGAATTTATGCGTAACTGGAAAACCGACAGCTTAACATATAATATGGCAATCCGTAAGATGTGTGAATCTTACAGAGTCAGCAAAGAAGATAAAATAATTCTAAAAAATATGAAGAGATAG